A DNA window from Paenibacillus sp. HWE-109 contains the following coding sequences:
- a CDS encoding ArsR/SmtB family transcription factor encodes MIHATTDHKWLPLYEALASDVRLRILDLLGEKQMNVKDLAQTLGLSSAILTMHVKKLENGGLIHTELVRKQGGTHKMCTLAVSNINIALPQFIEQKRAFDEVSIPIGHYTRFDIQPTCGLATAEHVIGQYDDPRFFFEPERMHAKILWFGSGFVEYRIPNYVLPSQTLEEIEISLEIGSEAPGISENWPSDIHFYVNDTLLGFWTSPGDSGQGRGQLTPAWWADSINQYGWLKVIRITEQGTFLDGQPLSPVTIKDIRMSRNEWTLRLEVPVTAEHVGGLTLYGEGFGNYNRDIMFRTYRR; translated from the coding sequence ATGATCCACGCAACAACAGACCACAAATGGCTGCCGCTCTATGAAGCATTGGCTAGCGACGTGAGGCTCAGGATACTTGATCTGCTTGGTGAGAAACAAATGAATGTGAAAGACTTGGCCCAAACCTTGGGCCTCAGCAGCGCAATCCTTACGATGCATGTGAAAAAGTTGGAAAATGGCGGACTCATTCATACCGAACTCGTCCGCAAACAAGGCGGCACACACAAAATGTGTACCTTAGCGGTAAGCAATATCAACATTGCACTCCCACAGTTTATTGAACAGAAGCGGGCCTTCGACGAAGTGTCTATCCCCATCGGCCACTATACTCGCTTTGACATTCAGCCAACCTGCGGGCTGGCAACCGCTGAGCACGTCATCGGCCAATACGATGATCCACGCTTTTTCTTCGAGCCTGAGCGCATGCATGCCAAAATTCTCTGGTTCGGCAGCGGCTTCGTGGAGTATCGCATTCCTAATTATGTGCTGCCTAGCCAGACGTTGGAGGAAATCGAAATCTCCTTGGAAATCGGCTCCGAAGCTCCAGGTATCTCCGAGAACTGGCCCTCTGACATTCACTTCTATGTGAATGACACCCTGCTTGGCTTCTGGACAAGTCCCGGCGACTCGGGACAAGGCCGCGGTCAACTCACCCCTGCGTGGTGGGCGGATTCCATCAACCAGTACGGCTGGCTGAAGGTGATTCGGATCACCGAGCAAGGGACATTCCTGGACGGACAGCCGCTATCGCCAGTCACGATCAAGGATATTCGCATGTCCCGCAACGAGTGGACACTGCGCCTTGAAGTGCCGGTGACTGCCGAGCATGTCGGAGGATTGACCTTGTACGGGGAAGGCTTCGGCAACTACAACCGGGATATTATGTTCCGCACGTACCGCAGGTAA